Genomic window (Lutra lutra chromosome 2, mLutLut1.2, whole genome shotgun sequence):
GCAGGGGGCTCACCGAGGTAGCCATTGATTCTGCCTGCAGGAATTCAGGGCAGGGGGCCAGGGGAGGTTGCACTGGAGGGGGCATTCGAACCCATATGATTGCAGGGAAGGAACGTCTCTGTCATCCCTAGTTACGTACTAAGTCATCTCAGAAGAGGCGGCTGAGTCTTGGAGAGGTTCAGTGGGGAAGATGATACTTGTCTTAGAAAAAGGAGCTATGGGGAAGATGTACAGACTTGCCAGGTATAAAACGCTGGATCCTGTCGGCCACAGCATggcccctctgcctccagctggcTGCCTGGGGCCCCCAGCCATCAGGAAACTCAGCCCCTCCTTGGATCATGGAGGGTTCTTGCTCCCAACTCCGGTTCCACCAAGAGAAGAGGCTTGCCACTGCTGCAAGTCTGCCCACACCTCCTGCCAGCTGCCCCTAACTGTGTGACGCACGTGTCTGAGAGCAAGGACAAGGTTGTCCTCGTAAGTCCCCAGGTTGAGACAGATCTGGGACCCAAAGGCAGGAGGCAGTGCCCTCAACCATTTTTATGTGATTTATAATCCTACCAGAGTCTCTCCTGTAAATCCctgggggaggcagcagggagcaCAGCTCAGTGGCAGACTGAGATTAGAACCTAGGGAGGCTCTTCTGAGCCCCCCAcctttctgctgcttcctgaCAGCAGAGGCTGCTCAGCGCCGGTCACTGCTGGGGGTCAAAACGCCAGCAGACCAGCTGCAGCAGGAAGCCAGCAGGCTCTGCTGTCATTATTCATCGTTCTGCGGCCAcctgcccacccctctcccccaaaagaaGAGCTGCGCGGTGACGCCTTCGTACCTATCCTGATCCATTCAGTTAGTTCCCACAAACCTATCGTGGGGCAGAAATGAATGAGACACTATAATTTATCTAAAGCCAAGAAATGCAGGCTGGAAGGCTTGCTAATTCAGGCTCCCTTTGTTCTCAGCCCAGATCTAACTCCACCAGCGGCTTTGGCGAACGCGAGCCTCTCCACGCCCCGTTAGAAAATCAGGTTTGCGCGCTCCGAAGGCAGCAACGCGCCCTCTCGAGGTAGGTTCTGGTACCGACCTGCTGCCGGCCCCGCTAAGGTAGGTTCTGACTTTGGGAAGTAGCCATTGGAGGAGCTTTCACCTCAACTTAGAAACATACCAGGGCTTTGTAAGACCATGTACAAcggaataatttcaaaaattaccCTGGAGATGAAGTAATTTGTTCAATATTTCAGAGAGGCAAGCAAGAACTGAATCCAGGTCCTTGGGCGCATCTAGACATCAGGGCAGGGCTCCGTCTGGTTCCTTCCCAGGAGAGAGGAAAGCGAAAGGAGGTCACTGCGGACGTCCTGGACACCCCACCCTCTTCCTGGTCCTCCTTACCTTCACCTCATGTCtgtccctctgagcctcagcgAACACCCCAGGGGCCGGCTTTGTGCCGGGCAATGCTGTAGGTTTTCTTCCTCATATCCACATTCCCCATTCAAGAAAGATAACATTTCCCACATTGAAAGCCACACCAGGCccgatttctttttctttatttctttctttaagattttatttatttacctgagagagagacgGTGcgagcacagagagggagagaagcaggctccccgctgagcagggagccatatgtggggctcgatcccaggaccccgggatcatgatctaagcccaaggcagatgcttaaccgactgagctacccaggtgcccctcttttcaaaaaacatttatttatttatttatttatttatttatttatttgagagagagagaatgcatgtgcaaaggggaagggagagggataagtagacaagtagactccatgctgagtgaggagccgatgtggggtttgatctcatgaccccaagatcatgcatgacctgagctgaaatcaagagtcagctgcttaactcgCTGAGCAGGCACCCCAGACCAGACCTGGCTTCCACTAGAAATCAGAGAGGGTGACGAACCGTGAGAGACTCTGGACagggggaaacaaactgagggttacagaatgGGGAGGCTGGGAGATTAAGCTGGGCATGGAGGAGGGCGTGtgatgtggtgagcactgggtgttattcgtaactaatgaatcactgaaccctACATCagaaactagtgatgtactatatgttggtggGAAAGGGGCCAGAGGACTGACTGACTGCATTTCTGCCCCTCTGTAGATGAGATCATTCTGGTTGCTTGGTCTCTAGCCCACCCCTGTCTGGGGTCAGTGAGACACACTCTCAGGAACAGGGAAAGGAGGTAGGCTATTACACATTTCTGAgactccttaagaaaaaaaaaaaaaaacagaagaggtcAAGTAAGCAAGCTTTTAGGAAAATGTTTTCATCCGACCTTCACCCTTGCTGCtggattcattcaacaaacatttattgaacacctgcgATGAGCCACACGTCCTTCCACATCCTTGGGATGCTTCAGGAGccctcctgccttccagaagcttACATGTTAGGTCTCAGCTTTATCCTTTTTGCCTTAGTCTTTGCTGTGTGtctctggtttgttttttccttctgcctcagtaGCTGGTAGGCAGCACCTATTCCAGGGGTTGGAGCATATTTCCGCCTTTTTCTCACCAAAATGGCAGAAGAAAAGTCTGCAGGTTCCATGTTCCGTAAGGCAGATAACATCTCTGATTCCAGGTGGAATATCCCCTGTTGATACAATATAATAGAGTTGATACTGAGTTCAAATGGTACAGAGAATAAAAGATGACCCCGGCCCACAACTCTGAATATTTACCTATATTCCTCCAAAGTTCCATGTCTTTGGACTAGGTCCAGTTTAACTGAGGTTTGGTTTCTTAGTTTTAAAACAGGAACAATAACCTACACCTCAAATGTTCTACACCAACAAAAAGTCATGGAACACtccatcaaaaaataatgatgtactgtatggtgactaaaataacagaataaattttttttaaaaagagtgtaaGTGAGATTcctccaaaaaaatcaaaattgtttCCAGAAGGGTATATATTTCATCCTAAATTATTACATCAGGATTCTCAAGCTTCCTGGTGACAGACAGGAGTTAGTGAATTAGGGGAAAGCAAAGACGTTTAAGAGAACAGAGTGTAATAAAGGAGAGGTGGTCTCCGTCTCTAGGAAAACGAAATAGTTCTGATTCTCAGCTTGCGGTCCCATTTTTAGTTTCATGTCTTacaatgaaaagaggaaaagaaaacctttttcttCACCATGACTTGTGAACTTGGAGGTCAAGGACAACCCCCCAATATGGAAAGTGTTTTCCACTtgtcacaaggaaaaaaaagtgtaattatGTGCGGTGACAGACATTGGCTAGATTTCTTATGGtggtcatttcacaatacatatgAATACAGAATCACTATACTGTTTATCTGAATCTAGTATAAAATCATATGTCAattctacctaaaaaaaaaaaaaaaaagcactcccTATTTGGAAATGAGATGGTTGAATGACAGCTCTGATATCAGGTCCGCAAATGTCACCTACAATGACCACGAAAACCAACAAAACCACAAAATGTCCACAGTGTTGGTCTTGCacgatttattttattttatttttaaaggctctatttatttgtttgatagagagaaagagagagaccacaacagggggaaaggcagagggagaggtagaaggagaggtagaagcaggttgcctgaaagcagggagcccaacacggagctcgattacaggaccctgagatcatgacctgagccgaaggcagacgctttactgactgagccactcaggagccctggacttgcacaatttaaaaaacaaccctGTGCAAGGTCTCGCAACAGCTGGGGCCTACCCTGGGATCCTGTATTGCCTCTGCTGTGGCTTGGCGGGGAGACAGTCAACATGGGCCCCACAGCAATGAAGGTAGAAGAACCACAAGCCTAGGGACCTGGAGATCTGCACTTTAGTCTTACCTCCTCCAGTAGCTAATTCTCTCTCCTTGGAGAGTTTGTTTAACCTGCGATACCTCAGTGTTCTCCTGTAGAACTAaccacctggggtgggggtgctggaggAACGCTGTCCTAGGTATAAGTCACTCACTGCTGGGGCTGTAACAGGGGTGAGTGCCCCAGGATACGCTGTTGCTCTCCCGGGAGCTCAGTGTCCTCTCCTTGTAGAGCACAGGGCTGCCATGGATGACCCAttgtcccttccagctctgacattcaTGGGACTGTCATTTCCTCCTGGGAACTTTTCTCAGACTGCGGTGAGTGTTTCCTATGTGTATCAGAGCCTTTGTCTGTGTTAGATGACTCCGATAACTCATATTTCACTTTCTAAAAAACTCTTCCCAAGGAAGATCCAAATAGTCCAGAGCTGAGCTGCAGAGGGGTCCACAAGCACCATTACCAGTACACAGACACCCCAGCCCTCCACACGGGCATCGTCCCTGGGGTTCCTGCCCTACCTGCTCTGGTCACCTCCAGTAGGTTTCTTCACCAGCCAGGAGATATTTACCTGAGTTCACTTGGACCAGACAGAagaggacactgaaaagaaagaggcCCTTCATGGTTCAAGGTTCCCTCCGGCTCTCCCAGCCCTCCTGTGCAGAAAAACCAAGCCAACAAAACAGTGGAGTGGAGTAGCCAAGACACAAAAATGGGACATTTATAGGTTTTTGGGAACACTGATCAGGAATGAACACATTTATCTGGTCTACTGAGTAAGACTGTGGGCAGAAGGTACTAGATACTCTTCCTTTCTGCCTAAAAATAGACAGACTTCTTGGTATTGGGAGAAGCAGGGCTTCACCGACAGCTGGGTACACCAAGGTTGCATAGGCCCCTGTGCACCAAGAGACATGCCCAAGAGCATTGTTATAGCCTCCTTCATGATGGCCATCAGCAGAACACAAACCACGTAGCACATTCCACCCAGTAATAAAACCAATAAGGCATCCCCCCTACAATAGCGAACATCAAACAACCATCACCACAGATGGTTAAAGCACGGATGTACCGCACAGACATCCTGCAtggaaaaaagccagacacaacaCATACAAAaagcattgtatttttaaatatggcagatctaatttatgtattaaaaatcaGGAAGTTGTCTACTTTGGTGGAAGAAAGTAGAGTCTTCTCTCATTCAACAAAATTGTCTTGAGTGAAAGAGGGGGCAGCCTAGGGGAGACAAGGGAAGGATCTACAAGGTGCTGGGCTACAGGATGGAGCCCACCTCAGGGAACACCAGGTGAGCCTTTGTAAGGAGGATGGCATTAGACCTAGGTCTGGAAGGACAGCTTGCCACACAGCTTTATGTAACAGACAATGCTAAAATGCCCAGTTGCTACAGCTACTCATTCTGCCAGTACCTGGCTACAAGCCTTCTTGCTATCTCGTTCTCCAGGCCTTCATGACACCTGTTGCTGGTTTCTTATCCATCCTTCCAGACATTTTCCATGTTTACATACACAGAAATGAATCTCTATGCCCCTTTCTGTATACACGGTGACAGACTATACTTCTTACTCTGGACTTGCCTTTTTTTTATGATGTACCTTGGAGACGTATTAACTAGGTGCATGGAgagtatcttcatttttttataacaGCTGCATATTAGTTCTTTTATGTGGTCTCCTACCTGATTTACTCCATCCACAACCATATCTGACCATGTATCTTATGCAGACAAGGGATTTCAATGAGAAGTCAAGTGGTGGCCTCAGACTTCTGGAGGTGAGCAAAGACCTAGGTGATCAATGCAGGTGGCCAGAAGAGATGAGGGCCTGGAATTCACTTTGGGCATTCCAGGGCTAGAAAGATGAAGCAAAGACAGTAGGTCCTAATGAAGGATACCCTGATTCACTGGACTTTCTGTATCTTGTAAAAATATCTATGAAAATAGGAGTTCagagagcccctgggtggctcagtcagttaagcatttgatcttgtttttggctcaggtcatgatctcagggtcatgggattgagccccagatcaggctcctcattcagtgcagagtctgcttaggattctccccttcttcttctccctccccttctgccccaaCCCTggcacttgctcactctctccctttcaaaataaatacacaaattaattaatttaaaagaatcttttaaaaatgtgaaaatagggGTTAAGGAGGAATTATTTGGAAACTAAATGctgctcttctctctttgccAACAAAAGGTCACCCTATCAGTAACTATGAATGAAGCAATCataaaaaaagatatcaagatgtgtatgtgtgggggtcAAACAGTATATAAGAACTCTGTTAAAATTTGAAATCCTTTTTCTC
Coding sequences:
- the LOC125094219 gene encoding sperm-associated antigen 11A-like, with amino-acid sequence MKGLFLFSVLFCLVQVNSGDIPPGIRDVICLTEHGTCRLFFCHFGEKKAEICSNPWNRCCLPATEAEGKNKPETHSKD